One genomic segment of Pelotomaculum isophthalicicum JI includes these proteins:
- a CDS encoding transposase, whose translation MLGRKKNQIKFTDIDVLQTWEQKPIVSENSLYYGLSQANEIFRDELFADAYSFSGRPSIPPSRLIKVLLLQFYDKVSDREAENRARYDLRWKVALGISIAESGFNYSALSRFRARLLLHKKERTAFEEILNAAITKGLLPGNCAKQIMDSTYVLGAGAVQDTYTLIRLAISRLLKALGKRVDINTLLSNPLNIDYNTRTKPKINWEDPNERNKLLNELYQDALQVIETAEKLRLTPKEQELKDVLAIVAVQDIEQQADETVKIKQGVAKDRIISTSDPQMRHGRKSSARKFDGYKTHTAIETDNNFITEIEVTPGNIHDSEAAAPLVDE comes from the coding sequence ATGCTGGGCCGTAAAAAGAATCAAATCAAGTTCACGGATATAGATGTGTTGCAAACATGGGAGCAAAAACCTATAGTCTCGGAAAATAGCCTGTATTACGGTTTATCTCAGGCAAACGAGATTTTTAGAGATGAATTGTTTGCCGATGCATATTCCTTTTCCGGACGGCCCTCTATACCACCCAGCCGTTTAATTAAAGTGCTTTTACTACAATTTTATGATAAAGTTTCCGACCGGGAAGCAGAAAACCGCGCCCGTTACGACTTGCGCTGGAAGGTAGCTTTGGGTATTTCCATCGCAGAATCCGGTTTTAACTACAGCGCCCTTTCCAGATTCCGGGCAAGGTTGTTATTGCATAAGAAAGAACGCACTGCTTTTGAAGAAATATTGAATGCAGCAATAACCAAGGGGTTACTCCCCGGCAATTGCGCCAAACAAATAATGGACTCAACCTATGTACTGGGAGCCGGTGCGGTACAGGATACCTACACCTTAATACGCCTGGCCATCAGTAGATTGCTAAAAGCCCTTGGTAAACGAGTAGACATAAACACACTGCTGTCAAACCCATTAAATATTGACTATAATACCAGAACCAAGCCCAAAATTAACTGGGAAGATCCCAATGAGCGCAACAAATTGCTAAATGAACTATACCAGGATGCCTTGCAGGTAATTGAAACAGCAGAAAAACTGAGACTTACCCCGAAAGAGCAGGAATTAAAAGATGTTTTGGCCATAGTGGCCGTTCAGGATATAGAGCAACAAGCAGACGAGACAGTTAAAATCAAGCAAGGGGTGGCAAAAGATCGTATTATTTCCACCTCCGATCCACAGATGAGACACGGCCGCAAATCCAGCGCCCGCAAATTTGATGGTTACAAAACTCACACTGCCATAGAAACCGATAATAACTTTATAACCGAAATCGAAGTCACACCAGGTAATATTCATGATTCCGAAGCAGCCGCCCCGTTAGTGGACGAATAG